In Rubrivirga marina, the following are encoded in one genomic region:
- the pssA gene encoding CDP-diacylglycerol--serine O-phosphatidyltransferase, with protein MPNFFTLMNLLAGFFSLIQTAAGNLEAAAWLVVLAAFFDLLDGLMARLVGVSGEFGVELDSLSDVVSFGVAPSFLLYVFGLHQLGSMWGGLLASLPALFGAVRLARFNSLAEAGVKTTEFTGLPIPAQAGTVVVFILTFIERPWFDVLARPQLSVLITLVVGLSALMVSPISFPALPQPNPANLRAYRYRFLLFLLAMLLGVVFQEEGLLAAAIIYLGWGLGRALMWAIRVATVEDPDAEPVEEP; from the coding sequence GTGCCCAACTTCTTCACGCTGATGAACTTGCTGGCCGGGTTCTTCTCGCTGATCCAGACGGCCGCCGGCAACCTCGAGGCCGCCGCGTGGCTCGTCGTGCTGGCGGCGTTCTTCGACCTGCTCGACGGCCTCATGGCCCGTCTCGTGGGCGTGTCGGGCGAGTTCGGGGTCGAGCTCGACTCTCTCAGTGACGTCGTCTCGTTCGGCGTCGCGCCGAGCTTCTTGCTGTACGTCTTCGGGCTCCACCAACTCGGGTCGATGTGGGGCGGCCTGCTCGCCAGCCTGCCGGCTCTGTTCGGGGCCGTCCGCCTCGCGCGGTTCAACTCGCTCGCTGAGGCCGGCGTGAAGACCACTGAGTTCACGGGCCTCCCGATCCCGGCCCAGGCGGGGACCGTCGTGGTTTTCATTCTCACGTTCATCGAGCGGCCGTGGTTCGACGTGCTCGCGCGGCCCCAGCTCTCGGTCCTCATCACGCTCGTAGTCGGCCTCTCGGCGCTCATGGTGTCGCCGATCTCGTTCCCGGCGCTCCCGCAGCCGAACCCCGCCAACCTCCGGGCCTACCGCTACCGGTTCCTCCTCTTCCTGCTGGCGATGCTGCTCGGCGTGGTGTTCCAGGAGGAAGGCCTGCTGGCGGCGGCCATCATCTACCTCGGGTGGGGCCTGGGGCGGGCGCTCATGTGGGCGATCCGCGTCGCGACGGTCGAGGATCCGGACGCGGAGCCCGTGGAGGAACCGTAG
- the purS gene encoding phosphoribosylformylglycinamidine synthase subunit PurS: MYTAHVRVTLRPSILDPQGKAIRAAVRDLGMPSVQDVRTGKFFEMKVEAESAELAEATVRQACEKLLANPVTEDFTILALVPTETEAA; this comes from the coding sequence ATGTACACCGCCCACGTTCGCGTCACGCTCCGCCCGTCCATCCTCGACCCCCAGGGGAAGGCGATTCGCGCCGCCGTCCGCGACCTCGGGATGCCGTCGGTTCAGGACGTCCGGACCGGGAAGTTCTTCGAGATGAAGGTGGAGGCCGAGAGCGCCGAGCTGGCCGAGGCGACCGTCCGCCAGGCGTGCGAGAAGCTCCTCGCCAACCCGGTCACGGAGGACTTCACCATCCTCGCCCTCGTCCCGACGGAGACCGAGGCGGCCTAG
- a CDS encoding ATP-dependent Clp protease adaptor ClpS, with product MYPADPLAAEPATPGVAPVVEEETDVAVETPWRVILYDDDIHTFEEVILQLMKAIGCTAEQGERHAWTVHTRGKDCVYQGDFFDCFRVQGVLREIQLVTEIEG from the coding sequence ATGTACCCGGCGGACCCGCTGGCGGCCGAGCCGGCGACCCCCGGGGTCGCCCCGGTCGTCGAGGAAGAGACGGACGTCGCGGTCGAGACCCCGTGGCGTGTGATCCTGTACGATGACGACATCCACACCTTCGAGGAGGTCATCCTCCAGCTCATGAAGGCCATCGGTTGCACGGCCGAGCAGGGCGAGCGCCACGCCTGGACCGTCCACACCCGAGGCAAGGACTGCGTCTACCAGGGCGACTTCTTCGACTGCTTCCGCGTCCAGGGCGTCCTCCGCGAGATCCAACTCGTGACAGAGATCGAGGGGTAG
- a CDS encoding DUF5916 domain-containing protein → MALATVLAALLALAPPSLRAGTADAVAVDGVLDEPSWATAEVADGFTQFRPDEGAAATQRTEVRILRGPDALYVGAVMHDDNPAGIRTTLSRRDNPQGDFFLVAIDAYGDGRSAYEFAVTASNVQFDAVNTGQNEDASWDAVWASETRVTPEGWTAELSIPYSQLRFTGSEPTWGVNFVRMVRRLEEQTFWVPLTREREANFLEDFGRLENVADVDPKRILQALPYSLARTNRSEAEAPGTAQVDIGSEIGADLKVGLASNVVLDVTVNPDFGQVEADPAQLNLTTFEQFFSERRPFFLEGTQIFDLDYASGDGALLYTRRIGGSGPIIGAAKLTGRTDGGLSFGALGAATGFDLDPSRAYAAARLKQELPRQSFVGLGATAFSSWDESQAPRSAALAADWGFRLFESRDWLFEGTAATTARDADDVNADLGYAVYLGLDKVQGYVKPGFGARVYSDRFDLNDVGRFRQADLVSLRGGTSLLWNRGEPVGPFRRLESFAFGTQEWRYTDGTNRGFSGTVRTGGQLLGFQEVGAQLQAFGLGGYDVRETRGLDPVAHVTGIAANVDFGTDSRRQFRAYAGLGAAVYEDGGTNHSQEVGVDWIASDRLTLSLGGYLETGADVRAWVTNEGFVETADGLAVGPKADLPGQLDPSTLVPLDLSPEAGAALFDGVPPVLGDDGAPIGFYRPIFGARDTRSASLTTRANLLFSADLSLQLYGQLFSARGRYDDFRLLAAPDDLRPFDAYPRRRDFAFSDFNLNAVLRWEYRPGSSLYVVWAQSRGDSAFEDVLVDDDGGRTSPFGVSTPRQFRDTFGAFPDDTVLIKLSYLLMR, encoded by the coding sequence ATGGCCCTCGCCACCGTTCTCGCCGCCCTCCTCGCCCTCGCCCCGCCCTCCCTCCGGGCCGGCACCGCCGACGCCGTCGCCGTCGACGGCGTGCTCGACGAGCCCTCCTGGGCCACGGCCGAGGTCGCCGACGGGTTCACCCAGTTCCGCCCCGACGAGGGCGCGGCCGCCACCCAGCGGACGGAGGTCCGGATCCTCCGCGGCCCCGACGCGCTCTACGTCGGGGCGGTGATGCACGACGACAATCCCGCTGGGATCCGGACGACGCTCAGCCGCCGCGACAACCCCCAGGGCGACTTCTTCCTCGTCGCCATCGACGCTTACGGCGACGGGCGCTCGGCCTACGAGTTCGCCGTCACGGCCTCGAACGTCCAGTTCGACGCCGTCAACACGGGGCAGAACGAGGACGCGTCGTGGGACGCCGTCTGGGCCTCGGAGACGCGCGTGACGCCAGAGGGCTGGACGGCCGAGCTGTCGATCCCCTACTCGCAGCTCCGGTTTACGGGCTCCGAGCCCACATGGGGGGTCAACTTCGTCCGGATGGTCCGCCGGCTGGAGGAGCAGACGTTCTGGGTGCCGCTGACCCGCGAGCGCGAGGCCAACTTCCTGGAGGACTTCGGCCGGCTCGAGAATGTCGCGGACGTCGATCCGAAGCGGATCCTCCAGGCCCTCCCGTACTCCCTGGCGAGGACGAACCGGTCGGAGGCCGAGGCTCCCGGCACGGCCCAGGTCGACATCGGCTCCGAGATCGGCGCCGACCTCAAGGTGGGCCTCGCCTCGAACGTCGTCCTCGACGTAACGGTCAACCCGGACTTCGGGCAGGTCGAGGCCGACCCAGCCCAGCTCAACCTCACGACGTTCGAGCAGTTCTTTTCGGAGCGACGGCCGTTCTTCCTGGAGGGCACCCAGATCTTCGACCTCGACTACGCGTCCGGCGACGGCGCGCTCCTCTACACCCGGCGGATCGGCGGCTCCGGGCCCATCATCGGCGCGGCCAAGCTGACGGGGCGGACCGACGGCGGCCTCTCGTTCGGCGCCCTCGGCGCCGCCACCGGGTTCGACCTCGACCCGTCGCGGGCCTACGCCGCCGCGCGGCTCAAGCAGGAGCTCCCGCGGCAGAGCTTCGTCGGGCTCGGCGCCACGGCCTTCTCGTCGTGGGACGAGTCGCAGGCGCCCCGCAGCGCGGCCCTCGCGGCCGACTGGGGCTTCCGCCTGTTCGAGTCGCGCGACTGGCTCTTCGAGGGCACGGCCGCCACGACGGCCCGCGACGCCGACGACGTCAACGCCGACCTCGGCTACGCCGTCTACCTCGGCCTCGACAAGGTCCAGGGCTACGTCAAGCCCGGCTTCGGCGCCCGCGTCTACTCCGACCGGTTCGACCTCAACGACGTCGGCCGCTTCCGCCAGGCCGACCTCGTCTCGCTCCGGGGCGGCACCAGCCTCCTCTGGAACCGCGGCGAGCCCGTGGGCCCGTTCCGGCGGCTCGAGTCGTTCGCCTTCGGCACGCAGGAGTGGCGCTACACCGACGGCACGAACCGCGGCTTCAGCGGGACCGTGCGGACCGGCGGGCAGCTCCTCGGCTTCCAAGAGGTCGGGGCGCAGCTCCAGGCGTTCGGTCTCGGCGGCTACGACGTCCGGGAGACGCGCGGGCTCGACCCCGTCGCCCACGTGACCGGGATCGCCGCCAACGTCGACTTCGGCACCGACAGCCGGCGCCAGTTCCGGGCCTACGCCGGCCTCGGCGCCGCGGTCTACGAGGACGGCGGGACCAACCACTCGCAGGAGGTCGGCGTCGACTGGATCGCGAGCGACCGGCTCACGCTGTCGCTCGGCGGCTACCTCGAGACCGGCGCCGACGTCCGGGCGTGGGTCACGAACGAGGGATTCGTCGAGACCGCCGACGGCCTCGCGGTCGGCCCCAAGGCGGACCTGCCGGGGCAGCTCGACCCGTCGACGCTCGTCCCCCTCGACCTGTCGCCCGAGGCGGGCGCGGCCCTGTTCGACGGCGTCCCGCCGGTCCTCGGCGACGACGGCGCTCCGATCGGGTTCTACCGGCCCATCTTCGGCGCGCGCGACACGCGCTCGGCGAGCCTGACCACGCGCGCCAACCTCCTCTTCAGCGCCGACCTCTCACTCCAGCTCTACGGTCAGCTGTTTTCAGCCCGGGGCCGCTACGACGACTTCCGCCTCCTCGCCGCCCCCGACGACCTCCGGCCGTTCGATGCGTACCCGCGCCGCCGCGACTTCGCGTTCTCGGACTTCAACCTCAACGCCGTCCTCCGGTGGGAGTACCGGCCGGGCTCGTCGCTCTACGTCGTCTGGGCCCAGTCCCGCGGCGACTCGGCGTTCGAGGACGTCCTCGTCGACGACGACGGGGGGCGGACGTCCCCGTTCGGCGTCTCGACACCCCGTCAGTTCCGGGACACCTTCGGCGCCTTCCCCGACGACACGGTCCTCATCAAGCTGAGCTACCTGTTGATGCGGTGA
- a CDS encoding IMPACT family protein — translation MTDTFRTLAAAARAEPPKTKGSRFIGAAFPAATAAEALAHVETVRQQEHAARHHGWAYRLGPDAPAPRSSDDGEPSGSTGPPILREIEGRGLFHAVVVVTRYYGGTKLGVGGLARAYAEAAGLALDAARLRTVTIRVPVRLGFAFDDTAPAMRLLDRFDAEVADQTYSPDGTELVLRVRRSEADALKAAFVEATAGRGEVRDP, via the coding sequence ATGACCGATACGTTCCGAACGCTGGCCGCCGCCGCCCGTGCAGAGCCCCCCAAAACGAAGGGCTCCCGGTTCATCGGCGCGGCGTTCCCGGCGGCCACGGCGGCGGAGGCCCTCGCGCACGTCGAGACCGTCCGCCAGCAGGAGCACGCGGCACGCCACCACGGGTGGGCCTACCGTCTCGGGCCGGACGCCCCGGCGCCCCGCTCCTCCGACGACGGTGAGCCCTCGGGCTCGACCGGCCCGCCGATCCTCCGCGAGATCGAGGGCCGCGGCCTGTTCCACGCGGTCGTCGTGGTCACGCGCTACTACGGCGGGACGAAGCTGGGCGTCGGCGGGCTGGCCCGGGCCTACGCCGAGGCGGCCGGCCTCGCGCTCGACGCCGCCCGCCTCCGGACGGTTACGATCCGCGTCCCCGTCCGCCTCGGGTTCGCCTTCGACGACACCGCGCCGGCCATGCGCCTGCTCGACCGGTTCGACGCCGAGGTGGCCGACCAGACGTACTCACCCGACGGAACCGAGTTGGTCCTCCGCGTTCGCCGTTCGGAGGCGGACGCGCTCAAGGCCGCCTTCGTCGAGGCGACCGCCGGCCGAGGAGAGGTCCGCGACCCCTAG
- a CDS encoding TRAP transporter substrate-binding protein, with protein MDRRRFVSAAALGAGATLAGCGPGPGHGRRETGAAAGGPAIVTRPRVRWRLASSFPRSTEILYRAAEHLAQRVAALTDGRFEIEPNEGGALVPPLQVLDAVQAGSVPIGHTAGYYYLGKTAALTFDTAVPFGMQARQHDAWMRHGGGRELTQRTLDAFGVVGLLGGNTGTQMGGWFRRPVRSLSDLRALTMRIPGLGGRAMEQLGVIAQTLPGGEIYGALERGAIDATEWVGPYDDEKMGFYRVVKTYHYPGWWEPSAGLSFYVNRSEWDRLPPSYREALQTASGEVNAIMLSEYDALNAPALASLLDRGVEAVPFPPDVMAAAAQASRALMDNAADDAHSRELLQSYRDFQAATDRWFNLAERTMAQAYGSGGRGPRVA; from the coding sequence ATGGACCGCCGCCGCTTCGTCTCCGCCGCTGCCCTCGGGGCGGGCGCCACCCTCGCCGGGTGCGGCCCCGGTCCTGGGCATGGCCGCCGCGAGACGGGCGCCGCCGCCGGCGGCCCGGCCATCGTCACCCGCCCGCGCGTCCGCTGGCGGCTCGCGTCGAGCTTCCCGCGCTCAACGGAGATCCTGTACCGCGCCGCGGAGCACCTCGCCCAGCGCGTCGCGGCGCTCACCGACGGCCGGTTCGAGATCGAGCCGAACGAAGGCGGCGCGCTCGTTCCGCCGCTCCAGGTGCTCGACGCCGTCCAGGCCGGCTCGGTCCCCATCGGCCACACGGCCGGCTACTACTACCTCGGCAAGACGGCCGCGCTAACGTTCGACACGGCCGTCCCGTTCGGCATGCAGGCCCGCCAGCACGACGCGTGGATGCGGCACGGCGGCGGCCGCGAGCTCACGCAGCGGACGCTCGACGCGTTCGGCGTCGTCGGCCTGCTCGGCGGCAACACGGGCACGCAGATGGGCGGCTGGTTCCGTCGCCCCGTCCGCTCTCTTTCCGACCTCCGCGCGCTCACCATGCGGATCCCCGGCCTCGGCGGGCGGGCCATGGAGCAGCTCGGTGTCATCGCGCAGACGTTGCCGGGCGGCGAGATCTATGGGGCCCTCGAACGGGGTGCCATCGACGCGACAGAGTGGGTCGGGCCCTACGACGACGAGAAGATGGGCTTCTACCGCGTCGTGAAGACGTACCACTACCCGGGCTGGTGGGAGCCGTCGGCCGGGCTCTCGTTCTACGTCAACCGGTCCGAGTGGGACCGGCTGCCGCCGAGCTATCGGGAGGCCCTGCAGACGGCCTCGGGCGAGGTCAACGCGATCATGCTCAGCGAGTACGACGCGCTCAACGCGCCGGCGCTGGCGTCGCTCCTCGACCGCGGCGTGGAGGCCGTCCCGTTTCCGCCCGACGTGATGGCCGCCGCCGCCCAAGCCTCGCGCGCCCTCATGGACAACGCCGCCGACGACGCACACTCCCGCGAGCTGCTGCAGAGCTACCGCGACTTCCAGGCCGCGACCGACCGCTGGTTCAACCTCGCCGAGCGGACGATGGCGCAGGCCTACGGGTCGGGGGGACGCGGGCCGCGCGTTGCCTGA
- a CDS encoding TRAP transporter large permease, which translates to MVGVVLALVFSGYPVAFAIGGASVLFALLGLATGYFDPPFLLALADRVFGIMQNPVLLAVPYFIFMGVVLEKSRLAEDLLTTVGALFGRVRGGLALAVVVVGALLAAATGVVGASVVAMGAIALPVMLRHGYRPSFAAGTVAASGTLGQIVPPSIVLIVLGDQLGVSVGSLFAGALVPGLMLAVLFAGYAAFVAWRNPEAAPALPPEERSEPGWALARRVATALLPPLVLILVVLGSIFAGVATPTEAGALGAVGALGLTAINRRLSRPMIWDAARSTASLTTMVVVLLIGSTAFALVFRGLYGDVWIEEALVGLPGGRVGLLVVANVLVFALGFFIDFFEIAFIVVPLLAPAAAALGIDLVWFGVVLGMNLQTSFLTPPFGFSLFYLRGVAPPELSTGQIYRGALPFVALQLIALALVITFPELVLAFSGD; encoded by the coding sequence ATGGTCGGCGTCGTGCTCGCCCTCGTCTTCTCGGGCTACCCCGTCGCGTTCGCCATCGGCGGGGCGTCGGTGCTGTTCGCGCTCCTCGGGCTGGCGACCGGCTACTTCGACCCGCCCTTTTTGCTCGCGCTCGCAGATCGGGTCTTCGGGATCATGCAGAACCCGGTGCTGCTGGCGGTCCCGTACTTCATCTTCATGGGCGTCGTGCTCGAGAAGAGCCGGCTGGCGGAGGATCTCCTGACGACCGTCGGCGCCCTCTTCGGCCGCGTGCGGGGCGGGCTGGCGCTAGCCGTCGTGGTGGTCGGCGCGCTGCTCGCGGCGGCGACGGGCGTGGTCGGCGCGAGTGTCGTGGCGATGGGGGCGATCGCGCTTCCGGTCATGCTCCGCCACGGCTACCGGCCGTCATTCGCGGCCGGGACCGTGGCCGCCTCAGGCACGCTCGGGCAGATCGTGCCGCCGTCGATCGTGCTCATCGTGCTCGGCGACCAGCTCGGCGTCAGCGTCGGCTCTCTCTTCGCGGGCGCGCTCGTCCCCGGGCTGATGCTGGCGGTCCTGTTCGCCGGCTACGCGGCGTTCGTGGCGTGGCGGAACCCCGAGGCGGCGCCCGCCCTGCCACCCGAGGAGCGGTCCGAGCCGGGCTGGGCGCTCGCGCGGCGCGTGGCGACGGCGCTCCTGCCCCCGCTCGTCCTGATCCTCGTCGTCCTCGGGAGCATCTTCGCGGGGGTCGCCACGCCGACCGAGGCGGGCGCCCTCGGGGCCGTCGGCGCGCTCGGGCTCACCGCGATCAACCGACGCCTCTCCCGGCCGATGATCTGGGACGCCGCCCGGTCGACAGCCTCGCTGACGACGATGGTCGTCGTCCTCCTGATCGGGTCGACCGCGTTCGCGCTCGTCTTCCGCGGGCTCTACGGCGACGTCTGGATCGAGGAGGCCCTCGTCGGGCTGCCGGGCGGGCGCGTGGGCCTGCTCGTCGTCGCGAACGTGCTCGTGTTCGCGCTGGGGTTCTTCATCGACTTCTTCGAGATCGCCTTCATCGTGGTCCCGCTGCTCGCGCCGGCCGCGGCGGCGCTCGGCATCGACCTCGTGTGGTTCGGCGTGGTCCTCGGGATGAACCTCCAGACGTCGTTCCTCACGCCGCCGTTCGGGTTCTCGCTGTTCTACCTCCGCGGCGTCGCGCCGCCCGAGCTGTCGACGGGCCAGATCTACCGTGGGGCCCTCCCATTCGTCGCGCTCCAGCTCATCGCGCTCGCGCTCGTGATCACATTCCCGGAGCTCGTGCTGGCGTTCTCGGGAGACTGA
- a CDS encoding TRAP transporter small permease subunit: protein MRNRLLLWADRLSAAVGWVSARLVVVMVAAGALGALLRYVAPLLGITPALNAIGDVQWMVFSAVFLLGAAWALAEDAHVRVDVLYARLSPRRRALVDLIGTLGLLLPFCGLLLWASWPGVMESVAIREGALDAGGLPRWPVKLLVPLGVGLLALQGVAQAVKAAAALRPPDA from the coding sequence ATGCGGAATCGCCTCCTCCTCTGGGCCGATCGACTGAGCGCCGCCGTCGGGTGGGTCTCGGCCCGCCTCGTGGTCGTCATGGTCGCGGCCGGCGCGCTGGGGGCGCTGCTTCGGTACGTCGCCCCGCTTCTCGGGATCACGCCCGCTCTGAACGCCATCGGCGACGTCCAGTGGATGGTATTCAGCGCAGTGTTCTTGCTCGGCGCCGCGTGGGCACTGGCCGAGGACGCCCACGTCCGCGTCGACGTGCTCTACGCCCGGCTGTCGCCGCGACGCCGCGCGCTCGTCGACTTGATCGGGACGCTGGGCCTGCTCCTCCCCTTCTGCGGCCTCCTCCTGTGGGCGTCGTGGCCAGGCGTCATGGAGTCGGTCGCGATCCGCGAGGGCGCCCTCGACGCGGGAGGGCTGCCGCGGTGGCCCGTCAAGCTGCTCGTCCCGCTCGGCGTGGGGCTCCTCGCGCTCCAGGGCGTCGCGCAGGCCGTCAAGGCCGCGGCCGCGCTCCGCCCGCCCGACGCCTAG
- the rnhA gene encoding ribonuclease HI, with protein sequence MSDPASLKTVTIYTDGACSGNPGPGGWGATLIYGTPPDEVTRDLKGAEPETTNNRMELTAAAEALEALREPCHVRLHSDSAYLINAFKDRWMDGWIKRGWKKSDKSPVLNRDLWERLIAQEQRHAIEWVKVKGHAGVPLNEHVDGLAVGAMRTMMAEAGL encoded by the coding sequence ATGTCCGATCCCGCCTCCCTCAAGACCGTCACCATCTACACCGACGGCGCGTGCTCCGGCAACCCCGGGCCGGGAGGTTGGGGCGCGACGCTGATCTACGGCACGCCGCCCGACGAGGTCACGCGCGACCTGAAAGGGGCCGAGCCGGAGACCACCAACAACCGGATGGAGCTGACGGCCGCCGCCGAGGCCCTCGAGGCGCTCCGCGAACCGTGCCACGTCCGGCTCCACTCGGACAGCGCCTACCTCATCAACGCGTTCAAGGACCGCTGGATGGACGGGTGGATCAAGCGGGGCTGGAAAAAGTCCGACAAGTCGCCTGTCCTCAACCGCGACCTCTGGGAGCGGCTGATCGCGCAGGAGCAGCGGCACGCGATCGAGTGGGTCAAGGTGAAGGGCCACGCGGGCGTCCCGCTCAACGAGCACGTCGACGGGCTGGCCGTCGGCGCGATGCGAACGATGATGGCCGAGGCGGGCCTCTAG
- the obgE gene encoding GTPase ObgE, which yields MKFVDYVTITVRSGKGGAGSVHFRREKFEPKGGPDGGDGGPGGSVIVQGDPSLYTLLDLRYNRHHFADSGEPGGGSGKSGKAGDDIVLRVPLGSVVKDAETGEVLGDVVNEGDRVVLAQGGRGGLGNTHFKSSTNQAPRYAQPGEPGEERDVILELKLLADVGLVGFPNAGKSTLVSSLSAAKPKIADYPFTTLEPNLGMVYLGDWRSFVVADIPGLIEGASEGRGLGHQFLKHVERNAVLLFCVAADSEEPGARYQTLLDELEAFSPHLMAKPRLVALTKMDIVGPDLAAEWVEQARATFPDGVEVIPVSAVARTGLDRLKERLWTFVEQERAEAE from the coding sequence ATGAAGTTCGTCGACTACGTCACCATCACCGTGCGGAGCGGGAAGGGCGGGGCGGGGAGCGTCCACTTCCGGCGCGAGAAGTTCGAGCCCAAGGGCGGGCCCGACGGCGGCGACGGCGGCCCGGGCGGGTCGGTGATCGTCCAGGGCGACCCGTCGCTCTACACGCTCCTCGACCTCCGCTACAACCGCCACCACTTTGCCGATAGCGGCGAGCCGGGCGGCGGATCCGGCAAGTCGGGCAAGGCCGGCGACGACATCGTGCTCCGCGTGCCGCTGGGGTCCGTCGTGAAGGACGCCGAGACGGGCGAGGTGCTGGGCGACGTGGTGAACGAGGGCGACCGCGTGGTGCTGGCGCAGGGCGGCCGTGGCGGCCTCGGCAACACGCACTTCAAGAGCTCGACGAACCAGGCGCCCCGTTACGCCCAGCCCGGCGAGCCGGGCGAGGAGCGGGACGTGATCCTCGAGCTCAAGCTGCTCGCCGACGTCGGCCTCGTCGGCTTCCCGAATGCGGGCAAGAGCACGCTCGTCAGCTCCCTCTCGGCGGCGAAGCCCAAGATCGCCGACTACCCGTTCACGACGCTCGAGCCGAACCTCGGGATGGTCTACCTCGGCGACTGGCGCTCGTTCGTTGTGGCCGACATCCCCGGCCTCATCGAGGGCGCCTCGGAGGGTCGCGGGCTCGGCCACCAGTTCCTCAAGCACGTCGAGCGCAACGCCGTCCTCCTGTTCTGCGTCGCCGCCGACTCCGAGGAGCCGGGCGCCCGGTATCAGACGCTCCTCGATGAGCTGGAGGCATTCAGCCCGCACCTCATGGCGAAGCCGCGGCTCGTGGCGCTGACGAAGATGGACATCGTCGGGCCGGACCTCGCGGCGGAGTGGGTCGAGCAGGCGCGTGCCACGTTCCCGGACGGCGTCGAGGTGATCCCGGTCTCGGCCGTCGCGCGCACGGGCCTCGACCGGCTCAAGGAGCGGCTGTGGACGTTCGTCGAGCAGGAGCGCGCCGAGGCCGAGTAG
- a CDS encoding class I SAM-dependent methyltransferase, which translates to MSDALHIRLCQSWDANADAWTRVVRDGAIPSRRAGTDAAVVEATLKGLPPGGRVLDVGCGEGWLSRALAALGATVHGVDGSAGLIESAREGGGSFDVVSYGAAEADPARLGGPYDAAVFNFALLDESVAGTLRAAASRLDAGGRVIVQTVHPIAVDPPYADGWRQESFASMAEGFEPMPWYFRTLGSWVRALGTAGLGLTEVVEPTDPDTGHPLSLILVAEPR; encoded by the coding sequence ATGAGCGACGCCCTGCACATCCGTCTCTGCCAGTCGTGGGACGCCAACGCGGATGCCTGGACCCGGGTCGTCCGTGATGGCGCGATCCCGAGCCGCCGGGCCGGGACCGACGCGGCCGTCGTCGAGGCCACGCTGAAGGGCCTGCCGCCCGGCGGGCGCGTCCTCGACGTCGGCTGCGGCGAGGGCTGGCTGAGCCGGGCGCTCGCGGCGCTCGGCGCGACAGTCCATGGAGTCGACGGAAGCGCCGGTCTGATCGAGTCGGCCCGCGAGGGCGGGGGCTCGTTCGACGTGGTTTCCTACGGGGCCGCCGAAGCCGACCCCGCCCGCCTCGGCGGACCGTACGACGCGGCCGTGTTCAACTTCGCGCTCCTCGACGAGTCGGTCGCCGGGACCCTTCGCGCCGCCGCGTCCCGGCTCGACGCCGGGGGGCGCGTGATCGTCCAGACCGTCCATCCCATCGCCGTCGACCCGCCCTACGCCGACGGGTGGCGGCAGGAGTCGTTCGCGTCGATGGCCGAGGGCTTCGAACCGATGCCGTGGTACTTCCGGACCCTAGGCTCGTGGGTCCGAGCACTCGGCACGGCGGGACTCGGGCTCACCGAGGTCGTGGAGCCGACGGACCCCGACACCGGCCACCCGCTGTCGCTGATCCTCGTCGCCGAGCCACGCTGA
- a CDS encoding pyridoxamine 5'-phosphate oxidase family protein — MSAVSPEERQERIEKLADLIDDIRICMLTTVDTDGKPWSRPMAVQEVAFGGDLWFFTRDDSEKVEHVERNRKVGVTFAHPGRQDYVTMAGTALIVKDKAKAEEMWSKPLEAWFPKGLDDPHLRLLKVQVERAEYWDSPSSPVVYALGFVKSKITGKPARDIGENEKVDLE, encoded by the coding sequence ATGTCTGCCGTCTCCCCCGAAGAGCGCCAAGAGCGCATCGAGAAACTCGCCGACCTCATCGACGACATCCGGATCTGCATGCTCACGACCGTCGACACCGACGGGAAGCCGTGGTCCCGGCCGATGGCCGTCCAGGAAGTCGCGTTCGGCGGCGACCTCTGGTTTTTTACTCGCGACGACTCCGAGAAGGTCGAGCACGTCGAGCGGAACCGGAAGGTCGGCGTGACCTTCGCCCACCCCGGTCGCCAGGATTACGTGACGATGGCCGGCACCGCGCTCATCGTCAAGGACAAGGCGAAGGCCGAGGAGATGTGGTCGAAGCCGCTTGAGGCGTGGTTCCCGAAGGGCCTCGACGACCCGCACCTCCGACTCCTGAAGGTCCAGGTCGAGCGGGCCGAGTACTGGGACTCCCCGTCGAGCCCGGTCGTCTACGCCCTCGGGTTCGTCAAGTCCAAGATCACGGGCAAGCCGGCCCGTGACATCGGCGAGAACGAGAAGGTCGACCTCGAGTAG